A window from Corythoichthys intestinalis isolate RoL2023-P3 chromosome 10, ASM3026506v1, whole genome shotgun sequence encodes these proteins:
- the LOC130922607 gene encoding transcription factor 7-like 1-D yields the protein MEPIPRGTCVEEGKWHEVLSPLYEPLADMSYMGNAGPKPPTTPIDPTKQLDCQLGFTGPQYSWSFDNFIRGDNVMNMCYRPLLDQGHMQPAQLNIVPDGDATNHLRMHYDNEGLLFQQYVNYQQLSYEWPATDRNAPTTPTSQFHEEPMMILPESETLPPAEMLSNADSVSPTRKVSTFRKRKREGRDDEEVYIKKPPNAFMIFRKEQRENVMAQLNIRDSAMANKALGRMWKSLSEKEQEKYYELADAEKRLHTQLHPNWSCTDNYGRKRRKQRGD from the exons aTGGAACCGATTCCAAGAGGGACTTGTGTGGAGGAGGGAAAGTGGCACGAAGTTCTCTCACCGCTTTATGAGCCCCTAGCAGATATGAGCTACATGGGCAATGCTGGCCCCAAACCTCCTACCACACCCATCGACCCAACCAAACAGCTCGACTGCCAGCTCGGGTTCACAGGACCACAGTATTCTTGGTCATTTGACAATTTTATCCGTGGAGACAATGTGATGAACATGTGCTACAGACCCCTGCTGGATCAGGGCCACATGCAGCCAGCTCAGCTGAACATTGTGCCAGACGGTGATGCCACCAACCACTTGCGCATGCATTATGATAATGAAGGGCTACTTTTTCAACAGTATGTGAACTATCAGCAGCTTTCTTATGAGTGGCCTGCCACTGACCGGAATGCTCCTACTACTCCTACCTCTCAG tTCCATGAAGAACCCATGATGATTCTGCCAGAAAGTGAAACATTGCCTCCCGCAGAGATGCT GAGCAATGCAGATTCTGTCTCCCCTACGAGAAAGGTCTCGACATTCAG aaaaaggaaACGCGAAGGCAGAGATGATGAAGAGGTGTACATAAAAAAGCCACCTAACGCCTTCATGATATTCCGGAAGGAGCAGAGGGAGAATGTCATGGCACAGTTGAACATCCGCGACAGTGCTATGGCCAATAAAGCACTGGGTCGCATG TGGAAATCCCTATCAGAGAAAGAGCAGGAAAAGTATTACGAGCTCGCTGACGCTGAAAAACGTCTCCACACCCAACTACACCCCAACTGGTCCTGCACAGATAATTAC ggCCGAAAGAGGAGAAAGCAGAGAGGCGACTGA
- the LOC130922608 gene encoding uncharacterized protein LOC130922608 isoform X4 translates to MPPTSEMEPTSRGVEDKWHELLTPPYESQDEMSYLGNADSQPPPTPTDPTNVPVSSVLDTPPGFTGPQYSWSFNSFIHGDNVMNMGFRTQLHQGHVQPSQLNIGPAGDATNQQYMNNQQSITYEWPVNDANAPTPLYINNQHLAFEWPVNEPNAPTMHYMNNQHLPYEWHVNELNAPTHLHAQYINNQHLPLEWPVSDPNAPAPLVRIHAMNKAHLKQRNYKCVK, encoded by the exons ATGCCACCAACGAG TGAAATGGAACCAACGTCAAGAGGTGTGGAGGACAAGTGGCACGAGCTCCTTACGCCTCCTTACGAGTCCCAGGACGAAATGAGCTACCTGGGCAATGCTGACTCCCAACCACCCCCCACACCCACTGACCCAACCAACGTGCCGGTGTCCAGCGTGCTCGACACCCCGCCCGGGTTCACAGGACCTCAGTATTCTTGGTCATTCAACAGTTTCATCCATGGAGACAATGTGATGAACATGGGCTTCAGAACTCAGCTGCATCAGGGTCACGTGCAACCATCTCAGCTGAACATTGGACCAGCTGGTGATGCGACCAACCAG CAGTATATGAACAATCAGCAATCAATCACCTATGAGTGGCCTGTCAATGACGCGAATGCTCCTACTCCTCTG TATATAAACAATCAGCACCTAGCCTTCGAGTGGCCTGTTAATGAACCGAATGCTCCTACTATG CATTATATGAACAATCAGCACCTACCCTACGAGTGGCATGTCAATGAACTGAATGCTCCTACTCATCTGCACGCA CAGTATATCAACAATCAGCACCTACCCCTCGAGTGGCCTGTCAGTGATCCGAATGCTCCTGCTCCTCTGGTAAGAATACACGCAATGAACAAAGCACATCTTAAGCAGAGAAACTACAAATGTGTCAAATGA
- the LOC130922608 gene encoding uncharacterized protein LOC130922608 isoform X2, producing the protein MSIGPKNLIVCSKPGGYEYETAHLEMEPTSRGVEDKWHELLTPPYESQDEMSYLGNADSQPPPTPTDPTNVPVSSVLDTPPGFTGPQYSWSFNSFIHGDNVMNMGFRTQLHQGHVQPSQLNIGPAGDATNQYMNNQQSITYEWPVNDANAPTPLYINNQHLAFEWPVNEPNAPTMHYMNNQHLPYEWHVNELNAPTHLHAQYINNQHLPLEWPVSDPNAPAPLVRIHAMNKAHLKQRNYKCVK; encoded by the exons ATGAGTATTGGCCCAAAGAACCTCATTGTGTGCAGCAAACCTGGTGGCTACGAATACGAAACAGCTCATCT TGAAATGGAACCAACGTCAAGAGGTGTGGAGGACAAGTGGCACGAGCTCCTTACGCCTCCTTACGAGTCCCAGGACGAAATGAGCTACCTGGGCAATGCTGACTCCCAACCACCCCCCACACCCACTGACCCAACCAACGTGCCGGTGTCCAGCGTGCTCGACACCCCGCCCGGGTTCACAGGACCTCAGTATTCTTGGTCATTCAACAGTTTCATCCATGGAGACAATGTGATGAACATGGGCTTCAGAACTCAGCTGCATCAGGGTCACGTGCAACCATCTCAGCTGAACATTGGACCAGCTGGTGATGCGACCAACCAG TATATGAACAATCAGCAATCAATCACCTATGAGTGGCCTGTCAATGACGCGAATGCTCCTACTCCTCTG TATATAAACAATCAGCACCTAGCCTTCGAGTGGCCTGTTAATGAACCGAATGCTCCTACTATG CATTATATGAACAATCAGCACCTACCCTACGAGTGGCATGTCAATGAACTGAATGCTCCTACTCATCTGCACGCA CAGTATATCAACAATCAGCACCTACCCCTCGAGTGGCCTGTCAGTGATCCGAATGCTCCTGCTCCTCTGGTAAGAATACACGCAATGAACAAAGCACATCTTAAGCAGAGAAACTACAAATGTGTCAAATGA
- the LOC130922608 gene encoding uncharacterized protein LOC130922608 isoform X5, which yields MEPTSRGVEDKWHELLTPPYESQDEMSYLGNADSQPPPTPTDPTNVPVSSVLDTPPGFTGPQYSWSFNSFIHGDNVMNMGFRTQLHQGHVQPSQLNIGPAGDATNQQYMNNQQSITYEWPVNDANAPTPLYINNQHLAFEWPVNEPNAPTMHYMNNQHLPYEWHVNELNAPTHLHAQYINNQHLPLEWPVSDPNAPAPLVRIHAMNKAHLKQRNYKCVK from the exons ATGGAACCAACGTCAAGAGGTGTGGAGGACAAGTGGCACGAGCTCCTTACGCCTCCTTACGAGTCCCAGGACGAAATGAGCTACCTGGGCAATGCTGACTCCCAACCACCCCCCACACCCACTGACCCAACCAACGTGCCGGTGTCCAGCGTGCTCGACACCCCGCCCGGGTTCACAGGACCTCAGTATTCTTGGTCATTCAACAGTTTCATCCATGGAGACAATGTGATGAACATGGGCTTCAGAACTCAGCTGCATCAGGGTCACGTGCAACCATCTCAGCTGAACATTGGACCAGCTGGTGATGCGACCAACCAG CAGTATATGAACAATCAGCAATCAATCACCTATGAGTGGCCTGTCAATGACGCGAATGCTCCTACTCCTCTG TATATAAACAATCAGCACCTAGCCTTCGAGTGGCCTGTTAATGAACCGAATGCTCCTACTATG CATTATATGAACAATCAGCACCTACCCTACGAGTGGCATGTCAATGAACTGAATGCTCCTACTCATCTGCACGCA CAGTATATCAACAATCAGCACCTACCCCTCGAGTGGCCTGTCAGTGATCCGAATGCTCCTGCTCCTCTGGTAAGAATACACGCAATGAACAAAGCACATCTTAAGCAGAGAAACTACAAATGTGTCAAATGA
- the LOC130922608 gene encoding uncharacterized protein LOC130922608 isoform X3, whose translation MSIGPKNLIVCSKPGGYEYETAHLEMEPTSRGVEDKWHELLTPPYESQDEMSYLGNADSQPPPTPTDPTNVPVSSVLDTPPGFTGPQYSWSFNSFIHGDNVMNMGFRTQLHQGHVQPSQLNIGPAGDATNQQYMNNQQSITYEWPVNDANAPTPLYINNQHLAFEWPVNEPNAPTMHYMNNQHLPYEWHVNELNAPTHLHAYINNQHLPLEWPVSDPNAPAPLVRIHAMNKAHLKQRNYKCVK comes from the exons ATGAGTATTGGCCCAAAGAACCTCATTGTGTGCAGCAAACCTGGTGGCTACGAATACGAAACAGCTCATCT TGAAATGGAACCAACGTCAAGAGGTGTGGAGGACAAGTGGCACGAGCTCCTTACGCCTCCTTACGAGTCCCAGGACGAAATGAGCTACCTGGGCAATGCTGACTCCCAACCACCCCCCACACCCACTGACCCAACCAACGTGCCGGTGTCCAGCGTGCTCGACACCCCGCCCGGGTTCACAGGACCTCAGTATTCTTGGTCATTCAACAGTTTCATCCATGGAGACAATGTGATGAACATGGGCTTCAGAACTCAGCTGCATCAGGGTCACGTGCAACCATCTCAGCTGAACATTGGACCAGCTGGTGATGCGACCAACCAG CAGTATATGAACAATCAGCAATCAATCACCTATGAGTGGCCTGTCAATGACGCGAATGCTCCTACTCCTCTG TATATAAACAATCAGCACCTAGCCTTCGAGTGGCCTGTTAATGAACCGAATGCTCCTACTATG CATTATATGAACAATCAGCACCTACCCTACGAGTGGCATGTCAATGAACTGAATGCTCCTACTCATCTGCACGCA TATATCAACAATCAGCACCTACCCCTCGAGTGGCCTGTCAGTGATCCGAATGCTCCTGCTCCTCTGGTAAGAATACACGCAATGAACAAAGCACATCTTAAGCAGAGAAACTACAAATGTGTCAAATGA
- the LOC130922608 gene encoding uncharacterized protein LOC130922608 isoform X1 gives MSIGPKNLIVCSKPGGYEYETAHLEMEPTSRGVEDKWHELLTPPYESQDEMSYLGNADSQPPPTPTDPTNVPVSSVLDTPPGFTGPQYSWSFNSFIHGDNVMNMGFRTQLHQGHVQPSQLNIGPAGDATNQQYMNNQQSITYEWPVNDANAPTPLYINNQHLAFEWPVNEPNAPTMHYMNNQHLPYEWHVNELNAPTHLHAQYINNQHLPLEWPVSDPNAPAPLVRIHAMNKAHLKQRNYKCVK, from the exons ATGAGTATTGGCCCAAAGAACCTCATTGTGTGCAGCAAACCTGGTGGCTACGAATACGAAACAGCTCATCT TGAAATGGAACCAACGTCAAGAGGTGTGGAGGACAAGTGGCACGAGCTCCTTACGCCTCCTTACGAGTCCCAGGACGAAATGAGCTACCTGGGCAATGCTGACTCCCAACCACCCCCCACACCCACTGACCCAACCAACGTGCCGGTGTCCAGCGTGCTCGACACCCCGCCCGGGTTCACAGGACCTCAGTATTCTTGGTCATTCAACAGTTTCATCCATGGAGACAATGTGATGAACATGGGCTTCAGAACTCAGCTGCATCAGGGTCACGTGCAACCATCTCAGCTGAACATTGGACCAGCTGGTGATGCGACCAACCAG CAGTATATGAACAATCAGCAATCAATCACCTATGAGTGGCCTGTCAATGACGCGAATGCTCCTACTCCTCTG TATATAAACAATCAGCACCTAGCCTTCGAGTGGCCTGTTAATGAACCGAATGCTCCTACTATG CATTATATGAACAATCAGCACCTACCCTACGAGTGGCATGTCAATGAACTGAATGCTCCTACTCATCTGCACGCA CAGTATATCAACAATCAGCACCTACCCCTCGAGTGGCCTGTCAGTGATCCGAATGCTCCTGCTCCTCTGGTAAGAATACACGCAATGAACAAAGCACATCTTAAGCAGAGAAACTACAAATGTGTCAAATGA